One Deltaproteobacteria bacterium DNA segment encodes these proteins:
- the hemW gene encoding radical SAM family heme chaperone HemW has protein sequence MDSFGIYVHVPYCRTICPYCDFNVYARKEHPWAQLALSIQREIKRRAPLFEHQPVGTIYFGGGTPSLAPPSFFSAIIKAIGERFTLLGDAEISIEVNPGTLAPGALEGWQKAGINRLSLGWQSTRSSLMKTLGRDHSVDESMEAFKQSRDAGFENISLDLIFGVPGQRISDLQADLSCIEAIEPDHVSIYEMTFHEGTPYARYLDKKRFTPVTDERVFEMTLLIEQSMKASGFEHYEVSNFSKPGKRSGHNQRYWTGSPFLGLGPGAHSFVRDEWNEGHRWENRRMPEKYFKAMEAGEAALPTVQDETTEFCDTLNARQLFNERVMTGVRLLDGFSLEPWLGFDFVTDIAAARSHAFAKGWLVDESNKLCATQDGRRHADSLAALFF, from the coding sequence ATGGACTCTTTTGGCATCTATGTGCATGTGCCTTACTGCCGCACGATTTGCCCATATTGCGACTTCAATGTTTATGCCCGCAAAGAGCACCCGTGGGCGCAACTTGCTCTAAGCATTCAGCGTGAAATTAAACGCCGCGCCCCTTTATTTGAGCACCAGCCAGTGGGAACCATTTATTTCGGCGGTGGAACACCATCACTGGCTCCACCCTCATTTTTTTCGGCCATCATCAAAGCTATTGGCGAGCGCTTTACGCTCCTTGGGGATGCAGAAATTTCAATTGAGGTGAACCCGGGTACATTAGCACCAGGTGCCCTGGAGGGTTGGCAAAAGGCTGGGATCAATCGGCTTAGTTTGGGTTGGCAAAGCACCCGTTCAAGTTTGATGAAAACTTTAGGCCGAGATCACAGTGTTGATGAAAGTATGGAGGCCTTTAAGCAGAGCCGCGATGCGGGTTTTGAGAATATTTCCTTAGACCTCATCTTTGGTGTTCCTGGGCAGAGAATCTCTGATTTACAAGCAGACCTAAGCTGCATCGAGGCCATTGAACCAGACCATGTCTCCATCTATGAAATGACTTTCCATGAGGGTACGCCCTATGCCCGTTACCTGGATAAAAAAAGGTTTACGCCGGTCACAGACGAACGCGTTTTCGAAATGACTCTTTTGATTGAGCAGTCCATGAAGGCCTCTGGCTTTGAGCACTACGAGGTGAGTAATTTTTCGAAGCCCGGCAAACGCTCTGGGCATAACCAAAGGTATTGGACAGGGAGTCCTTTTTTAGGCCTTGGACCAGGGGCCCATAGTTTTGTTCGGGATGAATGGAACGAAGGTCACCGCTGGGAAAATCGGAGAATGCCGGAAAAGTATTTTAAAGCGATGGAAGCCGGTGAAGCTGCCTTGCCTACAGTGCAAGATGAAACCACGGAGTTTTGTGACACCTTGAACGCTCGCCAGCTCTTTAACGAGCGTGTGATGACGGGGGTTCGGTTGCTTGATGGGTTCTCCCTGGAGCCCTGGCTTGGGTTCGATTTTGTAACAGATATTGCAGCGGCGCGCTCTCATGCGTTTGCCAAAGGCTGGCTCGTTGACGAGTCCAATAAACTTTGCGCGACGCAGGATGGCCGCCGGCATGCGGATAGTTTGGCGGCTTTGTTCTTTTAA